The proteins below are encoded in one region of Acetoanaerobium noterae:
- a CDS encoding exodeoxyribonuclease III: protein MKLVSWNVNGIRACVKKGFLEYFDEVDADIFCIQETKLQEGQIDLMLNDYEQYWNYAEKKGYSGTAVFTKIKPISVAYGIDIEHHDTEGRVITLEYDNFYLVNVYTPNAQPKLARLEYRMQWEDDFRNYLNELDEKKPVIVCGDLNVAHNEIDLKNPKSNRKNPGFSDEERGKFTNLLDSGFIDSFRFFYPDATEMYTWWSYRFNARENNAGWRIDYFCVSNKLKNELKNAEIHMDILGSDHCPVVLEIF, encoded by the coding sequence ATGAAGTTGGTATCTTGGAATGTGAATGGAATAAGGGCCTGCGTCAAAAAAGGCTTTTTAGAGTATTTTGACGAAGTAGATGCAGATATTTTTTGCATACAGGAAACTAAGCTTCAAGAAGGCCAAATAGATTTGATGCTTAATGATTATGAGCAGTATTGGAATTATGCAGAAAAAAAAGGCTACTCAGGAACAGCAGTATTCACTAAAATAAAACCAATTTCTGTTGCTTATGGAATAGATATAGAGCATCACGATACAGAAGGTAGAGTAATTACTTTGGAATATGATAACTTCTATCTTGTTAATGTATATACCCCAAATGCTCAGCCAAAATTAGCTAGACTTGAATACAGAATGCAGTGGGAAGATGATTTTAGAAATTATTTAAACGAGTTAGACGAGAAGAAGCCTGTTATAGTTTGTGGAGATTTAAATGTAGCTCACAATGAGATAGACCTTAAAAATCCTAAATCAAATAGGAAAAATCCTGGATTTAGCGATGAAGAAAGAGGGAAATTCACTAATCTATTAGATAGTGGGTTTATTGATTCGTTTAGATTTTTCTATCCAGATGCTACTGAAATGTATACGTGGTGGTCATATAGATTCAACGCCAGAGAGAATAATGCAGGCTGGAGAATTGACTATTTCTGTGTATCAAACAAACTGAAAAACGAGCTAAAAAATGCTGAGATTCATATGGATATTCTTGGCTCTGACCATTGTCCAGTAGTGCTTGAAATATTTTAA